A genomic window from Pecten maximus chromosome 4, xPecMax1.1, whole genome shotgun sequence includes:
- the LOC117325163 gene encoding growth arrest and DNA damage-inducible protein GADD45 alpha-like has translation MTLPDNIECATEQSTRRPTDIGMALREVLVKALANNRLTSGVFSCVTLLNTQPEDVSVCVLPDVGPQMDVTINIQHKLLEAYCWENDIPVLRVDSGDKLSAILKSTAANNNASEMSDTSCVLVQNPVTSTKDDALINKFYNDVMASDIYPRPIIQLPV, from the exons ATGACTTTACCAGACAACATCGAATGTGCCACTGAGCAATCTACAAG AAGGCCAACTGACATTGGAATGGCTTTGAGAGAGGTGCTGGTCAAGGCTTTGGCTAATAATCGTCTGACTAGCGGGGTATTCTCCTGTGTGACACTCCTCAACACCCAACCCGAAGACGTGTCCGTCTGTGTCCTTCCAGATGTAGGACCACAAATGGACGTCACCATCAACATCCAGCACAAACTGTTAGAAGCCTACTGTTGGGAGAATGACATCCCCGTCCTCCGTGTGGATAGTGGAGACAAACTTAGCGCTATTCTCAAGTCTACTGCCGCAAACAACAACGCCTCCGAGATGTCGGATACCAGCTGTGTTCTTGTACAG AATCCTGTCACATCTACAAAAGATGATGCCCTGATCAACAAGTTCTATAACGACGTCATGGCTAGCGACATCTATCCACGCCCAATCATCCAGCTTCCTGTCTGA